From the Labeo rohita strain BAU-BD-2019 chromosome 21, IGBB_LRoh.1.0, whole genome shotgun sequence genome, the window taagcTAAGTTTTCCTCGCTAACTCATTCTGTCCCTGAGGTAAATCCAGCATCCCACACACAAGACAAAACCATTAAACACAGAACAGGAGTAAGATGGGTCGTTAATCTCCAGAAAATATGAGACGAGAGCTCATTTAAAGTGCTTCttactcaaacacacacacacatacacacaggtgTGGTAGATATAATAGCTGCAGCTTTAGGGTTGTTGTCAAAAGCTCTCCGGGGAACACAGAGATCTGCTTTACACCGTGCTCTAAACCTGAACTCATTAAAGCAGCAATAACCTAATGATTACTGTAAGCTGTTCAAGATGAGAGAGCACACGTGTGTGTACATGCTCACATTCAGATGAACTCATGAAGAGAAATGACTTTTAATATAGTTGGCTTTGTGAAGTCTCATTTTTGTCCGAAAATGAGATTTGTAAGTTACATGCATGTGTGCGACGCTGTTTCAGTAATCAAAGccatgtttttaataatgtgtttttattaaaataatatttaatacctATATAACCTGAAATCTTAACGTTACAGATATAAACACAGAAATATGTCTTCATTACatccaaatgaaaatgaaaccacTAGTTGTAGCTGCGTTATGAGTTATGATCTGATTTAGTTTTAAAGTAAACAAACTGAAGTTTCTCAGCATTGATTTCATTTGCTATATCCGGGGAGTTTAGACACCTTGTGGAGAAAAATTGATGGTACGACATTTGGTTTAAAggagatttacagataatgtactcaccctcccGTGTCTGTCTTtcgtcagtcgtaaagaaattatgtttttgaggaaaacatttcaggattttccatataatgggctgCTATGGTGacccgagtttaaacttccaaaatgctgtttaaatgcggcttcaaatgatcccaaatgtggttgtaaatgatcccagccaggAATTAggatcttattttattattttaataataaaaatacaatttacatactttttaacctcaaacgctcgtcttgtcttactctgcgtgaactctgtattctggttcaagacagttagggtatgccgaaaaactcccatcgtattttctccctcaacttcaaaaataatttcagaatcatcctacatcgctacagaagtaccgacccagtcttttcaaagtgaacatgcaaataagatcaaacacacttaacaaaaaaagttacaacagtgatgtaggatgattttgaagatgagggagaacatgagatgggagtttttcgacataccctaactgtcttgaacgggGAAAAACAGGCAGAGCaggacaagatgagcgtttgacattaaaaagtatataaatagtattttttaatgaaaataaccgattgtttcactagataagacctttcttcctcggttgggatcgtttgaagccgcatttaaactgcattttggaagatcaaactcggggcaccatagcagtccattatacggagaaaaaacaatttttgaatgtcttggatgacaatggggtgagtacagtatctgtaatttttttgttctaaaagtgaacttctcctttaagcctacgcttatatccatcgccacctgtaagctctttcagtagctgtagTCATTgcatcaatattttattttttcaagttgggttgcggtaaaaatagcaacaggtagggGCAGTTACATAATCGAAATACTGGCGCcctccatagtccaaaatatgtataaaacaacgtaaattttttaaataacatacgtcttttatgggttttctactacatatttcagtaggAGACATTGTTTAGGTTATATTCAAGCCATGCAAGTCTTAATACACGGGGTTGCCTTTATAAATGTAAGCGTGcgagtatgtgtgtatttatatacacggATTTCTCAGAAGCATGTTCAGTTCAATCCACTGTGAACTGTAACAAAGGCCCTTTTAATGATGATTAATTGTCTTTGATTTTCTGCCTTTAAAAGTGCATTAACTCTCTCATGTATAAACATGAAACGGGTtgtaactgtgtgtgtttggagaATGGTTATAAATGCGTATTTTAATTCTTAATGTCTGTCTGAAGAACAGTTGTGTGTTGTATGTATGATGGGATCCAGCTGTTActgcataaataacatttccaaATACTAGTTAAGAGCTCAGATCTCAGAGGAGGACGTTACTGTCCTCTGATGTGTCATTATCGACTTATGtaacatatttgttttattattatgatatatCATTGTttgtatcattattttaaatgtatttttatattactttgaaaataatgttttgattgtCTATAGGTAGCTGATAGAGTCGGTGGTACCTGAAGGAGACAGACACAGTGAGCGAGCGACCTATAgacggacagagagagagagatgtacATAGCGGTCCTGCTCTCCTCGTCTCTGTTTCTCCTGCATGTGACCTGCACGTCTCAGATTCACGGTCACCACGGGTAAATACACACACTGTTTGTCTGTAATGTCAGGAAGTGTCAATTCTCATGCTCTAAGGTCTCAGGGGTCAATataaggtcaaaggtcaaggcATATAATAACAGCCAATTACATCAGACTGTCATGTGAAGTTACAAGTGATGGACAACAGAGCTTTTGATGCAAAAACAACAATGCAAATGTCCTTCCCAGCATTGCATaaaacttttttacttttatgcagcaaggatacattaatCTGATCTTAACTGacttcaacattgataataataataataatttcttgagcagcaaatttagcatgttagaatgattcttaaaggatcatgtgacactgaagattggcgtaatgatgctgaaaaattagctttgcatcacagaaataaaatacattttacaatacattcaaatagaaaactgttcttttaaattataataatgtttcataattttacagtattttaccgtatttttaatcaaataaatcaacCCCTATCtattgaacagtagtgtatttaaGCAGTATTAGTgtgtataattgtgtgtgtgtgtgtgtgtgttttaggagGAGAGTGTGTGTTGGAGATGCCTGGAGTCGTCGCGTGTCTTACAGCACAGAGTCGTTTCTTCAGCCCGTACACAAACCCTACATCACCATGTGCCAAAACCACCGCATGTGTAGCACATACAAGTaagaacacaaaaacacattaaagcgCATACTGTATAACACTGCATAATGTATCAGCGTTTGACTGGACTGTGTGTTTTACAGGACAATCTACAGGGTTTCTTACAGGCAGGTGAGCAGAGCGGCTCCTAACTTACACATTTACCCAGAATGCTGTCCAGGATGGCGACGCATGcattctcacaattgcaaccaAGGTAATTGAAGTAATATCAGTTAACATGAACTCTGAATGTGTTTCACTTGCATTTATACctgcacgtgtgtgtgtatttacatgtatttcgTTCTCTCTAGCGGTGTGTGAGCAGTCTTGTGCAAACGGAGGCTCGTGTGAAAGACCTAATCACTGTGCATGTCCGAAAGGATGGATGGGACGATATTGTCAAACAGGTACGAAAAATGCACACTAACATTCAAAAgaaagttattattaattattattaattttgtgtttaatattaattgttaatatttaaattaaattattaatattatatatatatacacaaataatttttcttttttgaaatatatatatagacacaattatatgtaattataaattatttcacaatgctacaaatatgttataaatgttatagattataattataaaaatctgttaaaatgtgGTTTCGAAGGATTAAAAGTGGTCATGAAaagttaattttgaaaaaaattttgtgagaaaaagagagatttaCTAACGTCAGTGGGCTTTGGGGGAAAAGACATCTTAAGATTTTATGATAAATTTTTCAAAGACTTTCAAAAGCCGTCTTTCTGTCTCAGATGTGGATGAGTGTAAGGAAGGTCATCATCGCTGCTCACAGAAGTGTATGAATACGGTGGGGAGTTATCGGTGTTTGTGTCAGGACGGATTCAGTCTGGCTGAAGATGAAATAACGTGTTCAAGAATTCCTGCTCCCTCCCCGTCTCCCGCCAGGCCTCCGAAAGCAGACGATCGCTCATCCAAAAGCCATGCTGGT encodes:
- the egfl7 gene encoding epidermal growth factor-like protein 7: MYIAVLLSSSLFLLHVTCTSQIHGHHGRRVCVGDAWSRRVSYSTESFLQPVHKPYITMCQNHRMCSTYKTIYRVSYRQVSRAAPNLHIYPECCPGWRRMHSHNCNQAVCEQSCANGGSCERPNHCACPKGWMGRYCQTDVDECKEGHHRCSQKCMNTVGSYRCLCQDGFSLAEDEITCSRIPAPSPSPARPPKADDRSSKSHAGGGLGLAENVTEEVQILKNRVELLEQKLEMVLAPFTTLFPLDGVGDTNSFLPERTNFLSHSLQQLDRIDSLSEQVGFLEERIGACACQEN